A genomic stretch from Pomacea canaliculata isolate SZHN2017 linkage group LG2, ASM307304v1, whole genome shotgun sequence includes:
- the LOC112557478 gene encoding ATP-dependent RNA helicase DHX29-like isoform X3, with amino-acid sequence MGRRKTNKQAPLTKDGEEKKDEKAKKTYALPKAESKELADNIDGIEKVNIPDNLEREIVDMILQEHQKQKRFGVLSKRITTKKLMDVYNSLSGAGFSHHQIEAAMTATIMKGGDVHDALDWLCLNTANDQLPKGFSQTLQEEEEKKYRPRFDPSQQKDARMGTSSATQTVPVQGKTGKVSKPDDGTVKDWILQYAEQSSGSSEDKSDEEEDPNERYKVLSSQIEEAKNEAFDAKMRADKSGHTRASKRIRELTLERDAMERHPNFKPATKLGVTKPPKKLERKDKEMEQLIHEDDIPKEKSRSMPPTVLPRDQKSKRRGHSPADAEDSGFNLFGFDKMEEGATAAKNESQEAKEIKEDVRCFEYTRQQWTGKHPKQFLIDWCRKHLPQSPPPKYEKIQLKYNRFKCKVTVDRQKEGLLQVTPDILCENAKEAEMLGCTLALYHLCKGQSVYQLLPPPYRVVWLEWKEEDDSSKQQNKQKENKLRDQFVTKLIKKLKLDENAGAKTAIPVPEREKEKNGAQSEEGDTADDVQDSWEALSDMDATKFINDSPTAGSEAPESALSNSPGFPKKRIGEKARRPSSAVLKQMLQSLHATKQHQELLKTRQELPVFQFRQEMLDKVHNASVLVIGGETGSGKSTQIPQFLLEDLIEKGDGAKCNIVITQPRRISAVSIANRVSEELGESPKERHRNLCGYQIRFESRKSPMTCLTYCTTGVVLRQLQSDQNLSSVSHLIIDEVHERSVESDFLLMIVKRILRTRTDLKVILMSATLDSRKFSAYFSNCPVLSIPGRTFPVEVLHIEDVIEMTGYVVDEDSPYTLKQSDLLDEDSAVVEVTDQKGETKQVDLFWTTENISDIDRTTLPAEKYSKRTRNAVTRLNPDKINMDLIMDLLRHLGSSEHYKGMGGAILIFLPGLAEIQELHEMLTSDRHFSNPHKFQIFALHSVLSSENQDQVFAVPQRGVRKIVIATNIAETGITIPDIVFVVDSGKAKENRYKETTQMKSLMEVFISKANAKQRRGRAGRIQKGFCFRMYTAEKYQKMADFMLPEILRVPLEELCLIIMKCNLGKPEDFLAEGLDPPQPSSISRAMSLLREVGACYADAPSLTPLGHHLASLPVNVRIGKMLIFGAILDCLEPVAVIAAAMADKTPFVVPLGRQDEATEAKKALATAASDHLTLYKAYQGWCIARSKGKAEEFKYCNQHFLKRNTLLDIENVKKDLIKLVNGIGFGTELSRLQSPALSSTTSSPAVLDISKLTSKTNELDQHTVAMVKAVLCAGLYSQVAKITPVDKAEVSAHPGMKKPCLVESAQGHSQIHPSSVNRFLMMHSVAWLTYGEKVQSTRVYLRDTTLVSAYPLLLFGGDIKVQHLQKLLLVDNWIKFTAVARIGVIFKELRMLLEQLLERKLREPSLNVSNNQLIQLITQLIKSEKPVR; translated from the exons atgggaagaagaaaaactaaTAAACAAGCGCCCCTGACTAAAgatggagaagaaaagaaggatgaaaaag cGAAAAAAACATATGCTCTTCCTAAGGCAGAGAGCAAAGAGCTCGCTGATAACATAGATGGAATTGAAAAA gTGAACATTCCTGATAACCTGGAGAGAGAAATTGTGGACATGATCCTACAAgaacaccaaaaacaaaaacgctTTGGAGTCTTGTCCAAACGAATTACCACTAAAAAGTTAATG GATGTTTACAACAGCCTATCTGGTGCAGGATTCTCACATCATCAGATAGAGGCTGCCATGACAGCAACTATCATGAAAGGAGGGGACGTCCATGATGCTCTTGACTGGTTATGCCTTAACACAGCAAATG ATCAGCTGCCAAAGGGTTTCTCACAAACACTtcaggaggaagaagaaaagaaatatagacCTCGGTTTGACCCTTCTCAGCAGAAAGACGCAAGAATGGGGACTTCGTCAGCTACACAAACAGTACCCGTT CAGGGTAAGACAGGCAAGGTTTCTAAGCCTGATGATGGTACAGTAAAAGACTGGATCCTGCAATATGCTGAACAAAGTTCAGGCTCTTCTGAGGACAAGTCAGACGAAGAGGAAGACCCA aatgaacGATATAAAGTACTCTCTTCACAAATTGAGGAAGCGAAAAATGAGGCCTTTGATGCCAAAATGAGGGCTGATAAGTCAGGTCATACAAGAGCATCCAAGAGAATAAGGGAACTCACTTTGG agAGAGATGCTATGGAGAGGCATCCAAACTTCAAGCCAGCCACTAAACTTGGAGTAACAAAACCGCCGAAGAAATTAGAgaggaaagacaaagaaatggagCAACTGATTCACGAAGATGACATTCCTAAAGAGAAGAGCAGATCCATGCCGCCTACTGTTCTCCCTCGAGATCAGAAGTCAAAGCGAAGAGGCCATTCACCTGCTGATGCCGAAGACAGTGGCTTCAATCTTTTTGGCTTTGACAAGATGGAAGAGGGAGCGACTGCAGCTAAAAATG AATCCCAAGAAGCAAAGGAAATAAAGGAAGATGTAAGATGCTTTGAATATACTCGGCAGCAGTGGACTGGTAAACACCCAAAGCAGTTTCTTATTGACTGGTGTCGTAAGCACCTTCCCCAGAGTCCACCACCAAAATATGAGAAAATTCAGCTGAAGTACAACCGCTTTAAGTGCAA gGTGACAGTAGATAGACAGAAGGAAGGATTGTTGCAAGTGACTCCTGACATTCTTTGTGAAAATGCCAAGGAAGCAGAAATGCTGGGCTGCACACTTGCATTGTACCACTTGTGCAAAGGACAG TCTGTTTACCAGCTTTTACCTCCTCCCTACCGTGTGGTGTGGCTTGAATGGAAGGAAGAAGATGACTCCTCTAAGCAGCAAAACAAGCAGAAGGAGAACAAG cttcgAGACCAGTTTGTTACCAAACTGATCAAAAAGCTGAAGCTTGATGAGAATGCAGGCGCCAAGACTGCCATTCCAGTCCctgaaagggagaaagaaaaaaatggtgccCAGAGTGAGGAAGGTGACACTGCAGATGATGTGCAGGACAGTTGGGAGGCATTGAGTGATATG GATGCTACAAAGTTTATCAATGACTCTCCTACTGCAGGTTCAGAAGCACCAGAATCTGCCTTATCCAATTCACCTGGGTTTCCAAAGAAACGAATAGGAGAGAAAGCTAGGAGACCTTCATCAGCTGTTTTGAAGCAGATGCTGCAAAGTCTGCATGCCACAAAACAGCACCAAGAACTACTCAAAACACGACAGGAGCTGCCTGTGTTTCAGTTTCGTCAAGAGATGCTGGACAAAGTTCATAATGCCAGTGTGTTGGTAATCGGTGGGGAAACAGGGAGTGGAAAGAGTACACAGATTCCTCAATTTCTTTTGGAG GATTTAATAGAGAAAGGAGATGGAGCCAAGTGCAACATTGTGATCACTCAGCCACGAAGAATCTCAGCTGTCAGCATTGCCAACCGTGTATCTGAAGAACTAGGGGAGTCTCCAAAGGAAAGGCACAGAAATTTGTGTGGTTACCAGATCAGGTTTGAGTCACGCAAGAGTCCCATGACTTGTTTGACATATTGTACAACAGGTGTTGTGCTACGACAGCTCCAGAGTGATCAAAATCTTTCCAGTGTGTCCCATCTCATCATTGATGag GTGCATGAACGCAGTGTAGAGTCTGATTTCCTTTTGATGATTGTGAAGAGGATTCTGAGGACTCGCACTGATTTAAAGGTCATCTTGATGAGTGCTACTTTGGACAGCAGAAAGTTTTCTGCCTATTTCTCTAATTGCCCTGTTCTCAGCATCCCAGGTCGTACATTTCCTGTGGAG GTTTTACACATAGAGGATGTGATAGAGATGACTGGCTATGTTGTGGATGAGGATTCACCCTACACTCTTAAACAGAGTGATCTCCTTgat GAAGATTCTGCAGTAGTTGAAGTGACAGATCAAAAAGGGGAGACAAAGCAAGTGGACTTGTTTTGGACAACAGAGAATATTAGTGACATTGATAGG ACAACACTGCCAGCAGAGAAGTACAGCAAGAGAACAAGGAATGCTGTCACTCGTCTTAACCCAGACAAAATTAATATGGATCTCATCAtg gACTTACTCCGGCACTTAGGGAGTTCAGAACATTACAAAGGTATGGGTGGTGCGATTCTTATTTTCTTACCAGGACTTGCTGAGATCCAGGAGCTGCATGAAATGCTAACATCTGACAGACACTTCAGCAACCCTCATAA ATTTCAGATATTTGCTCTTCATTCAGTCTTATCCTCTGAAAACCAAGATCAGGTGTTTGCAGTGCCACAAAGGGGAGTCAGGAAGATTGTTATTGCTACCAACATTGCAGAAACAGGAATAACAATCCCAGACATTGTTTTTGTGGTGGATTCTGGAAAAGCCAAGGAAAACAG ataCAAAGAGACCACACAGATGAAGTCCCTGATGGAGGTTTTCATTAGCAAGGCAAATGCAAAGCAGCGACGAGGTCGGGCTGGTAGAATTCAGAAGGGGTTCTGTTTTCGAATGTACACAGCTGAGAAATATCAGAAAATGGCAGATTTCATGCTGCCAGAAATTCTGCGAGTGCCACTGGAGGAACTTTGTTTGATTATTATG AAGTGCAACCTGGGAAAGCCAGAAGACTTCCTTGCAGAAGGGCTAGACCCTCCACAGCCCTCCAGCATTTCACGGGCTATGTCTTTGCTCAGGGAGGTAGGGGCATGCTATGCGGATGCACCCTCTCTTACCCCGCTAGGACATCACCTGGCATCCCTTCCAGTGAATGTGCGAATTGGCAAGATGTTGATCTTTGGAGCAATTCTGGATTGTTTGGAGCCAGTG gcaGTCATAGCAGCAGCAATGGCAGATAAAACTCCATTTGTAGTGCCTCTAGGCCGGCAGGATGAGGCCACAGAAGCAAAGAAAGCTCTTGCCACTGCTGCCTCAGATCATTTAACATTGTACAAAGCATATCAAGG ATGGTGCATTGCTAGAAGTAAAGGGAAAGCTGAAGAATTCAAATACTGTAATCAGCACTTCTTAAAACGTAACACCTTGCTAGACATTGAG AATGTTAAAAAAGATCTCATAAAACTTGTCAATGGCATTGGCTTTGGCACTGAACTCTCAAGGCTTCAGTCACCTGCATTGTCTTCAACCACCAGCTCACCTGCTGTCCTGGATATCAGCAAGCTCACCTCCAAAACCAATGAACTGGACCAGCACACTGTTGCCATGGTGAAAGCAGTTCTCTGTGCAGGACTATATTCTCAAGTTGCTAAGATTACACCAGTagataaagctgaggtcagCGCTCATCCAGGTATGAAAAAGCCATGCCTGGTGGAGTCAGCTCAAGGCCACTCCCAGATTCACCCTTCCTCAGTCAACCGCTTTCTCATGATGCACTCTGTGGCCTGGCTGACCTATGGAGAAAAG GTGCAGTCAACACGAGTAtatctgagagacactacattAGTTTCAGCATATCCATTACTGCTGTTTGGTGGAGATATTAAAGTTCAGCATCTACAGAAACTCTTGTTAGTGGATAACTGGATCAAGTTTACA GCTGTTGCCAGAATTGGTGTCATCTTCAAAGAATTACGCATGTTGCTGGAACAACTTCTAGAAAGAAAACTTAGAGAGCCATCCCTAAATGTGTCCA ACAATCAATTGATTCAGCTGATAACACAACTCATCAAGTCAGAGAAGCCTGTGAGATAG
- the LOC112557478 gene encoding ATP-dependent RNA helicase DHX29-like isoform X4: protein MKQGKTGKVSKPDDGTVKDWILQYAEQSSGSSEDKSDEEEDPNERYKVLSSQIEEAKNEAFDAKMRADKSGHTRASKRIRELTLERDAMERHPNFKPATKLGVTKPPKKLERKDKEMEQLIHEDDIPKEKSRSMPPTVLPRDQKSKRRGHSPADAEDSGFNLFGFDKMEEGATAAKNESQEAKEIKEDVRCFEYTRQQWTGKHPKQFLIDWCRKHLPQSPPPKYEKIQLKYNRFKCKVTVDRQKEGLLQVTPDILCENAKEAEMLGCTLALYHLCKGQSVYQLLPPPYRVVWLEWKEEDDSSKQQNKQKENKLRDQFVTKLIKKLKLDENAGAKTAIPVPEREKEKNGAQSEEGDTADDVQDSWEALSDMDATKFINDSPTAGSEAPESALSNSPGFPKKRIGEKARRPSSAVLKQMLQSLHATKQHQELLKTRQELPVFQFRQEMLDKVHNASVLVIGGETGSGKSTQIPQFLLEDLIEKGDGAKCNIVITQPRRISAVSIANRVSEELGESPKERHRNLCGYQIRFESRKSPMTCLTYCTTGVVLRQLQSDQNLSSVSHLIIDEVHERSVESDFLLMIVKRILRTRTDLKVILMSATLDSRKFSAYFSNCPVLSIPGRTFPVEVLHIEDVIEMTGYVVDEDSPYTLKQSDLLDEDSAVVEVTDQKGETKQVDLFWTTENISDIDRTTLPAEKYSKRTRNAVTRLNPDKINMDLIMDLLRHLGSSEHYKGMGGAILIFLPGLAEIQELHEMLTSDRHFSNPHKFQIFALHSVLSSENQDQVFAVPQRGVRKIVIATNIAETGITIPDIVFVVDSGKAKENRYKETTQMKSLMEVFISKANAKQRRGRAGRIQKGFCFRMYTAEKYQKMADFMLPEILRVPLEELCLIIMKCNLGKPEDFLAEGLDPPQPSSISRAMSLLREVGACYADAPSLTPLGHHLASLPVNVRIGKMLIFGAILDCLEPVAVIAAAMADKTPFVVPLGRQDEATEAKKALATAASDHLTLYKAYQGWCIARSKGKAEEFKYCNQHFLKRNTLLDIENVKKDLIKLVNGIGFGTELSRLQSPALSSTTSSPAVLDISKLTSKTNELDQHTVAMVKAVLCAGLYSQVAKITPVDKAEVSAHPGMKKPCLVESAQGHSQIHPSSVNRFLMMHSVAWLTYGEKVQSTRVYLRDTTLVSAYPLLLFGGDIKVQHLQKLLLVDNWIKFTAVARIGVIFKELRMLLEQLLERKLREPSLNVSNNQLIQLITQLIKSEKPVR from the exons ATGAAGCAGGGTAAGACAGGCAAGGTTTCTAAGCCTGATGATGGTACAGTAAAAGACTGGATCCTGCAATATGCTGAACAAAGTTCAGGCTCTTCTGAGGACAAGTCAGACGAAGAGGAAGACCCA aatgaacGATATAAAGTACTCTCTTCACAAATTGAGGAAGCGAAAAATGAGGCCTTTGATGCCAAAATGAGGGCTGATAAGTCAGGTCATACAAGAGCATCCAAGAGAATAAGGGAACTCACTTTGG agAGAGATGCTATGGAGAGGCATCCAAACTTCAAGCCAGCCACTAAACTTGGAGTAACAAAACCGCCGAAGAAATTAGAgaggaaagacaaagaaatggagCAACTGATTCACGAAGATGACATTCCTAAAGAGAAGAGCAGATCCATGCCGCCTACTGTTCTCCCTCGAGATCAGAAGTCAAAGCGAAGAGGCCATTCACCTGCTGATGCCGAAGACAGTGGCTTCAATCTTTTTGGCTTTGACAAGATGGAAGAGGGAGCGACTGCAGCTAAAAATG AATCCCAAGAAGCAAAGGAAATAAAGGAAGATGTAAGATGCTTTGAATATACTCGGCAGCAGTGGACTGGTAAACACCCAAAGCAGTTTCTTATTGACTGGTGTCGTAAGCACCTTCCCCAGAGTCCACCACCAAAATATGAGAAAATTCAGCTGAAGTACAACCGCTTTAAGTGCAA gGTGACAGTAGATAGACAGAAGGAAGGATTGTTGCAAGTGACTCCTGACATTCTTTGTGAAAATGCCAAGGAAGCAGAAATGCTGGGCTGCACACTTGCATTGTACCACTTGTGCAAAGGACAG TCTGTTTACCAGCTTTTACCTCCTCCCTACCGTGTGGTGTGGCTTGAATGGAAGGAAGAAGATGACTCCTCTAAGCAGCAAAACAAGCAGAAGGAGAACAAG cttcgAGACCAGTTTGTTACCAAACTGATCAAAAAGCTGAAGCTTGATGAGAATGCAGGCGCCAAGACTGCCATTCCAGTCCctgaaagggagaaagaaaaaaatggtgccCAGAGTGAGGAAGGTGACACTGCAGATGATGTGCAGGACAGTTGGGAGGCATTGAGTGATATG GATGCTACAAAGTTTATCAATGACTCTCCTACTGCAGGTTCAGAAGCACCAGAATCTGCCTTATCCAATTCACCTGGGTTTCCAAAGAAACGAATAGGAGAGAAAGCTAGGAGACCTTCATCAGCTGTTTTGAAGCAGATGCTGCAAAGTCTGCATGCCACAAAACAGCACCAAGAACTACTCAAAACACGACAGGAGCTGCCTGTGTTTCAGTTTCGTCAAGAGATGCTGGACAAAGTTCATAATGCCAGTGTGTTGGTAATCGGTGGGGAAACAGGGAGTGGAAAGAGTACACAGATTCCTCAATTTCTTTTGGAG GATTTAATAGAGAAAGGAGATGGAGCCAAGTGCAACATTGTGATCACTCAGCCACGAAGAATCTCAGCTGTCAGCATTGCCAACCGTGTATCTGAAGAACTAGGGGAGTCTCCAAAGGAAAGGCACAGAAATTTGTGTGGTTACCAGATCAGGTTTGAGTCACGCAAGAGTCCCATGACTTGTTTGACATATTGTACAACAGGTGTTGTGCTACGACAGCTCCAGAGTGATCAAAATCTTTCCAGTGTGTCCCATCTCATCATTGATGag GTGCATGAACGCAGTGTAGAGTCTGATTTCCTTTTGATGATTGTGAAGAGGATTCTGAGGACTCGCACTGATTTAAAGGTCATCTTGATGAGTGCTACTTTGGACAGCAGAAAGTTTTCTGCCTATTTCTCTAATTGCCCTGTTCTCAGCATCCCAGGTCGTACATTTCCTGTGGAG GTTTTACACATAGAGGATGTGATAGAGATGACTGGCTATGTTGTGGATGAGGATTCACCCTACACTCTTAAACAGAGTGATCTCCTTgat GAAGATTCTGCAGTAGTTGAAGTGACAGATCAAAAAGGGGAGACAAAGCAAGTGGACTTGTTTTGGACAACAGAGAATATTAGTGACATTGATAGG ACAACACTGCCAGCAGAGAAGTACAGCAAGAGAACAAGGAATGCTGTCACTCGTCTTAACCCAGACAAAATTAATATGGATCTCATCAtg gACTTACTCCGGCACTTAGGGAGTTCAGAACATTACAAAGGTATGGGTGGTGCGATTCTTATTTTCTTACCAGGACTTGCTGAGATCCAGGAGCTGCATGAAATGCTAACATCTGACAGACACTTCAGCAACCCTCATAA ATTTCAGATATTTGCTCTTCATTCAGTCTTATCCTCTGAAAACCAAGATCAGGTGTTTGCAGTGCCACAAAGGGGAGTCAGGAAGATTGTTATTGCTACCAACATTGCAGAAACAGGAATAACAATCCCAGACATTGTTTTTGTGGTGGATTCTGGAAAAGCCAAGGAAAACAG ataCAAAGAGACCACACAGATGAAGTCCCTGATGGAGGTTTTCATTAGCAAGGCAAATGCAAAGCAGCGACGAGGTCGGGCTGGTAGAATTCAGAAGGGGTTCTGTTTTCGAATGTACACAGCTGAGAAATATCAGAAAATGGCAGATTTCATGCTGCCAGAAATTCTGCGAGTGCCACTGGAGGAACTTTGTTTGATTATTATG AAGTGCAACCTGGGAAAGCCAGAAGACTTCCTTGCAGAAGGGCTAGACCCTCCACAGCCCTCCAGCATTTCACGGGCTATGTCTTTGCTCAGGGAGGTAGGGGCATGCTATGCGGATGCACCCTCTCTTACCCCGCTAGGACATCACCTGGCATCCCTTCCAGTGAATGTGCGAATTGGCAAGATGTTGATCTTTGGAGCAATTCTGGATTGTTTGGAGCCAGTG gcaGTCATAGCAGCAGCAATGGCAGATAAAACTCCATTTGTAGTGCCTCTAGGCCGGCAGGATGAGGCCACAGAAGCAAAGAAAGCTCTTGCCACTGCTGCCTCAGATCATTTAACATTGTACAAAGCATATCAAGG ATGGTGCATTGCTAGAAGTAAAGGGAAAGCTGAAGAATTCAAATACTGTAATCAGCACTTCTTAAAACGTAACACCTTGCTAGACATTGAG AATGTTAAAAAAGATCTCATAAAACTTGTCAATGGCATTGGCTTTGGCACTGAACTCTCAAGGCTTCAGTCACCTGCATTGTCTTCAACCACCAGCTCACCTGCTGTCCTGGATATCAGCAAGCTCACCTCCAAAACCAATGAACTGGACCAGCACACTGTTGCCATGGTGAAAGCAGTTCTCTGTGCAGGACTATATTCTCAAGTTGCTAAGATTACACCAGTagataaagctgaggtcagCGCTCATCCAGGTATGAAAAAGCCATGCCTGGTGGAGTCAGCTCAAGGCCACTCCCAGATTCACCCTTCCTCAGTCAACCGCTTTCTCATGATGCACTCTGTGGCCTGGCTGACCTATGGAGAAAAG GTGCAGTCAACACGAGTAtatctgagagacactacattAGTTTCAGCATATCCATTACTGCTGTTTGGTGGAGATATTAAAGTTCAGCATCTACAGAAACTCTTGTTAGTGGATAACTGGATCAAGTTTACA GCTGTTGCCAGAATTGGTGTCATCTTCAAAGAATTACGCATGTTGCTGGAACAACTTCTAGAAAGAAAACTTAGAGAGCCATCCCTAAATGTGTCCA ACAATCAATTGATTCAGCTGATAACACAACTCATCAAGTCAGAGAAGCCTGTGAGATAG